GGTCGCATTGAGTGTATATGCGGCGCCGCTGGTTGGATTCGTCGGAATGCCATCGGGAAAGTAGTTGGTGTCAGCGCCGATATCTGACAGATTGTTTGCTGGCCAACTGCCTTTTTCCACGTACCAACGTTCAACGGCCCCATTGATCGTGGCCTTGTTGTGCAAATTGACCTTGGTTTTCGCCGT
Above is a window of Pirellulales bacterium DNA encoding:
- a CDS encoding type II secretion system protein, which translates into the protein MTHFARKRTAFSLIELLAVVTILGIIAAIIVPRVAVSSDTAKTKVNLHNKATINGAVERWYVEKGSWPANNLSDIGADTNYFPDGIPTNPTSGAAYTLNATTHRVN